A portion of the Palaemon carinicauda isolate YSFRI2023 unplaced genomic scaffold, ASM3689809v2 scaffold464, whole genome shotgun sequence genome contains these proteins:
- the LOC137636948 gene encoding uncharacterized protein produces the protein MKKGFEFREWIQAPLEKLTAVQTSLEPVFREPKLLLDAMFQDPKTYLGLNSKLLIGAVVAVGFIPAVKFLSRMLKNYEIEGAKPVEEEASDDQAKIGIKELQHQSDSEMRQEEDSKTTNKSDEDVNGLHEDSAQGERKIILEKTQMAEEEISPELQKEADEPDCDLMEFDEGNGLQKDSTLTEREIILEKTQMAEEETSPELQKKADEPDCDLMESDGGNGLQKDSTLTEREIILEKTQMAEEKTFPKIQKEADEPDCDLMKFDERDGLQKDNTLTEREIILQKTQMAEEKTSPELQKEATGPNCVLMEFDEGYGLQKDSTLTEKETILVKDQMTEELMHDYSFEKAFDLISNHPVVVKLDITRAQCLIRLERYEHAKNILSLMIHTDEDNAEALLEFGFLYASVGKFKLARTNFERAMQLSEKGDPTWERAKVGLNVTQRRGNNHCSLTYIGLRMRATQCCSLKSEQKRIFFRGKAYYHRRKYSMAKECFEQSMSFGIFKDVRIRWAFCCMELGLLEEAVEVFKESPEEHVQALKFMENLLQMTGGRCPYVVLGIPRGTKEDAIRWKYQQLTDGTNSTEELARIQKAFTLLNDRVFRLEYEGLRREMAHLIR, from the exons ATGAAGAAAGGATTCGAATTCCGGGAATGGATACAAGCTCCCTTGGAGAAGCTTACAGCTGTTCAAACTTCGTTAGAACCTGTGTTTCGAGAGCCAAAGCTTTTGCTGGATGCTATGTTTCAAGATCCAAAGACTTATTTGGGACTCAATTCCAAGCTTTTGATTGGAGCTGTGGTGGCAGTTGGATTCATACCAGCAGTGAAATTCCTCTCTCGAATGTTgaagaattatgaaattgaaggtgCAAAACCAGTCGAAGAGGAAGCAAGCGATGATCAGGCAAAGATTGGTATCAAGGAATTACAGCATCAATCAGACTCTGAGATGAGACAGGAAGAAGATTCAAAGACCACCAATAAATCTGACGAAGACGTAAATGGTCTCCATGAGGACAGCGCCCAAGGAGAGAGGAAAATCATTCTGGAAAAGACTCAAATGGCTGAGGAGGAAATCTCTCCAGAACTCCAGAAAGAAGCCGATGAACCTGACTGTGATCTGATGGAATTTGACGAAGGAAATGGTCTTCAAAAGGACAGCACTCTAACAGAAAGGGAAATCATTCTGGAAAAGACTCAAATGGCAGAGGAGGAAACCTCTCCAGAACTCCAGAAAAAAGCCGATGAACCTGACTGTGATCTGATGGAATCTGACGGAGGAAATGGTCTTCAAAAGGACAGCACCCTAACAGAAAGGGAAATCATTCTGGAAAAGACTCAAATGGCAGAGGAGAAAACCTTCCCAAAAATCCAGAAAGAAGCCGATGAACCTGACTGTGATCTAATGAAATTTGACGAAAGAGATGGTCTTCAAAAGGACAACACCCTAACGGAAAGGGAAATCATTCTGCAAAAGACTCAAATGGCAGAGGAGAAAACCTCTCCAGAACTCCAGAAAGAAGCCACTGGACCTAACTGTGTCCTGATGGAATTTGACGAAGGATATGGTCTTCAAAAGGACAGCACTCTAACAGAAAAGGAAACCATTCTGGTAAAGGATCAAATGACAGAA GAGTTAATGCATGACTACAGTTTTGAAAAAGCTTTTGACCTAATATCCAACCATCCTGTGGTTGTCAAACTGGACATCACGAGGGCGCAGTGTCTCATCAGACTGGAAAGATACGAACACGCCAAGAACATTCTCTCGCTGATGATTCACACGGATGAAGATAATGCTGAAGCCTTACTAGAATTTGGTTTCCTTTATGCCTCCGTGGGAAAATTCAAATTGGCAAGAACGAACTTTGAAAGGGCAATGCAACTCTCTGAGAAAGGCGATCCCACCTGGGAGAGAGCCAAGGTCGGCCTCAATGTCACGCAGAGACGTGGgaataaccattgttctctgacaTACATAGGTCTCAGGATGAGAGCCACTCAGTGTTGCTCTTTGAAGTCTGAACAGAAGAGGATCTTCTTCAGGGGGAAAGCCTATTACCACCGTAGAAAGTATTCGATGGCGAAGGAATGTTTTGAGCAGTCGATGTCCTTTGGAATCTTTAAGGATGTTCGCATCAGATGGGCATTTTGCTGCATGGAGCTGGGCTTGCTGGAAGAGGCTGTGGAAGTCTTCAAGGAATCACCTGAGGAACATGTTCAGGCGTTGAAGTTCATGGAGAATCTGCTTCAAATGACTGGCGGTCGGTGTCCTTATGTGGTGTTGGGCATTCCACGAGGAACTAAAGAAGATGCAATTAGATGGAAATACCAACAACTGACTGACGGAACGAATTCGACCGAGGAACTCGCAAGGATTCAGAAGGCCTTCACGCTTCTGAACGACCGCGTCTTCAGGCTGGAGTATGAAGGTTTGCGCAGGGAAATGGCGCATCTCATTAGATAA